Proteins co-encoded in one Coriobacterium glomerans PW2 genomic window:
- a CDS encoding LytR/AlgR family response regulator transcription factor — MLRAMIVDDEAPARSELRFLLEQTGKVGSIIEASSVRSAIETLMENRVDVVFLDISMPGASGLQLAEALHKLKNPPSIVFVTAYSDHAVEAFEVDAVDYLLKPVEEARLDQAIARVAARMKPVTDNKVSIGRIPVEKGGRKVLIPVDEIRYIMAKDDYSCIFTDDDRFLSTTSLAQFEAKLCDFGFFRVHRRYIVNLGSVEDVETIASGAIQLGIAGVQDHIPVSRRRVVPLKKALSL, encoded by the coding sequence ATGCTACGTGCCATGATCGTCGATGATGAAGCTCCTGCTCGCTCTGAACTGCGCTTTCTACTGGAGCAAACGGGCAAGGTCGGATCGATCATCGAGGCTTCCAGCGTTCGTTCGGCAATAGAGACGCTCATGGAGAATCGCGTCGATGTCGTGTTCTTGGATATCTCGATGCCGGGAGCCTCCGGGCTCCAGCTCGCAGAGGCCCTGCACAAGCTCAAGAACCCGCCATCGATCGTGTTCGTGACAGCTTACAGCGACCATGCCGTCGAGGCGTTTGAGGTAGACGCCGTGGACTACCTTCTCAAGCCTGTTGAGGAGGCGCGACTTGATCAGGCCATCGCCCGGGTTGCAGCCCGTATGAAGCCAGTGACTGACAACAAGGTCTCCATCGGTCGGATTCCGGTGGAGAAGGGCGGGCGCAAGGTGCTGATCCCCGTTGACGAGATTCGCTATATCATGGCGAAGGACGACTACTCGTGTATCTTCACCGATGATGATCGCTTCTTGTCAACCACATCGCTCGCTCAGTTCGAGGCAAAGCTGTGCGATTTCGGATTCTTCCGAGTGCATCGGCGTTATATCGTGAACCTGGGTAGCGTCGAAGACGTCGAGACGATCGCCTCCGGTGCGATCCAACTGGGCATCGCGGGGGTCCAAGATCACATCCCGGTTTCTCGACGGCGGGTGGTGCCGCTCAAAAAGGCCCTGAGTCTGTAG
- a CDS encoding LacI family DNA-binding transcriptional regulator, with protein MPKASVREISRVTGFSPATVSNALNHKRNVSEQTARVIIDAARTMGYQQNSQLETIQFVLARKTGEIVDESTFHPAVIEGVERQARRHNMGTSFVTLDFSDSETVRHDVDALIADSQAAVILLGTELSDEDFDLFRDSAAHLIVLDGWSDRHYFDTVAIANADSALRAVRHLIDRGHRSIGYLAGRFRIQNFRARERGYLQALSDAGIAFDPSWRIMLGTTLESAYEDMADWLAAISPERLPSALFADNDVLAVGALRALREHGLRVPGDISIIGFDDLSFGAFSDPPLTTMHVLKQEVGEIAVRRLVGNIRNPKSYTCKTQVSTYLVERESVSECLRDPR; from the coding sequence ATGCCGAAAGCGAGCGTACGCGAGATCAGCCGAGTGACCGGGTTCTCGCCTGCAACCGTGTCAAACGCCCTCAATCACAAGCGCAACGTGAGCGAGCAGACAGCGCGCGTGATCATCGACGCCGCGAGAACGATGGGCTATCAGCAGAACTCACAGCTTGAAACCATCCAATTCGTGCTGGCGCGCAAGACGGGGGAGATCGTTGACGAGAGCACATTTCATCCGGCTGTCATCGAGGGTGTTGAGCGTCAGGCGCGTCGTCACAATATGGGAACATCGTTTGTCACCCTCGATTTCTCCGATTCCGAGACGGTTCGCCACGATGTCGATGCCCTGATCGCCGACTCCCAGGCGGCGGTGATTCTGCTCGGAACCGAACTCTCCGATGAGGATTTCGACCTGTTCCGTGACAGCGCCGCCCACCTGATCGTTCTAGATGGCTGGAGCGATCGACACTACTTTGATACCGTGGCGATCGCGAACGCTGATTCAGCGCTGCGGGCCGTTCGCCACCTTATCGACCGCGGTCATCGCAGCATCGGATATCTTGCCGGACGCTTTCGCATCCAGAACTTCAGAGCTCGCGAGCGAGGGTATCTCCAAGCGCTCAGCGATGCCGGCATCGCCTTCGATCCCTCATGGCGCATCATGTTGGGAACCACGCTCGAGAGCGCCTATGAAGACATGGCCGACTGGCTCGCGGCGATCTCGCCCGAGCGACTTCCGAGCGCGCTGTTCGCCGATAACGACGTGCTCGCCGTGGGCGCGCTGCGTGCGTTGCGCGAGCACGGCCTCAGGGTCCCCGGCGACATCTCGATCATAGGTTTCGACGACCTGTCATTCGGTGCCTTCTCAGATCCTCCGCTCACCACGATGCACGTTCTCAAGCAAGAGGTCGGCGAGATCGCGGTGCGACGGTTGGTCGGCAACATTCGAAATCCAAAGTCCTATACTTGCAAAACACAGGTCAGCACATATCTTGTTGAGCGGGAAAGCGTCTCTGAGTGTTTGCGTGACCCGCGTTAG
- a CDS encoding GNAT family N-acetyltransferase, translating to MNNATLSVIEWNSSHYLRCLTLRNEQLRRDEGLEDLLIAPEEEARCIHLAAIIDKEIVATMHLEPIDESEIRICQMVVARFARGRGIGADLIAFGEQIAAEMGFRVITLNGKIEAWGFYERLGFTACGDQRAWMSTTVKPYRKRIGCSCRSAHRGTRVLESRLERDDLRRDNLCVAHKHARHRRAARPAGVCG from the coding sequence ATGAACAACGCAACGCTTTCAGTAATCGAGTGGAACAGCTCTCACTATCTTCGCTGCCTGACACTGCGCAATGAGCAGCTGCGCCGCGACGAAGGACTCGAGGATCTGCTGATCGCCCCTGAAGAGGAGGCGCGCTGCATCCACCTTGCCGCCATAATCGACAAAGAAATCGTCGCCACGATGCATCTGGAGCCCATCGATGAGTCGGAGATACGGATCTGCCAGATGGTCGTCGCGCGCTTCGCACGGGGACGCGGAATCGGAGCCGATCTGATCGCATTCGGCGAGCAGATCGCCGCAGAGATGGGATTTCGCGTGATCACTCTGAATGGCAAGATCGAGGCTTGGGGCTTTTACGAGCGTCTCGGCTTCACTGCCTGCGGAGATCAGCGGGCTTGGATGTCAACGACGGTGAAGCCCTATCGCAAGCGGATCGGCTGCAGCTGCCGCTCGGCTCATAGAGGGACTCGCGTTCTCGAGAGCCGTCTAGAGCGTGACGATCTTCGCCGAGACAACCTTTGCGTCGCCCACAAGCATGCGCGCCATCGTCGGGCCGCTCGTCCCGCGGGGGTATGTGGGTGA
- a CDS encoding metallophosphoesterase family protein — protein MKRIDIISDTHGHLSSDLLSALAGADLVVHAGDITSERDWELLSARFEIRAVMGNNDYCRDYGPQVKKVTRFTFEGLRFVVAHYREDLPLESADVAICGHTHRPSIARSGGCLLINPGSPTYPRGTSGPTMARMLVGDAKVVSAKIVTL, from the coding sequence ATGAAGCGCATCGACATCATCTCTGACACGCACGGCCATCTCAGCTCAGATCTGCTCTCGGCGCTCGCGGGAGCGGATCTGGTGGTCCATGCGGGCGATATCACCTCCGAGCGGGATTGGGAACTCCTCTCGGCTCGCTTTGAGATCCGGGCCGTGATGGGTAACAACGATTACTGCCGGGATTACGGACCGCAGGTCAAGAAGGTGACCCGCTTCACCTTCGAGGGCCTGCGGTTCGTTGTGGCACACTATCGAGAGGATCTTCCGCTTGAGTCCGCCGATGTCGCGATCTGCGGACACACGCATCGTCCGAGTATCGCGCGCTCTGGTGGGTGCCTTTTGATCAATCCCGGATCACCCACATACCCCCGCGGGACGAGCGGCCCGACGATGGCGCGCATGCTTGTGGGCGACGCAAAGGTTGTCTCGGCGAAGATCGTCACGCTCTAG
- a CDS encoding PTS sugar transporter subunit IIC gives MSALNSVQGILEKHVGPVARKMSELKIVKGLMAGMMATMPVTLGVALLSVLAGLPIPPLHGFLDATGLLVCINDVLVVTMNLGALYMCASVSYNYGKVLGERGISSTVAALGVVLLLIPLGHADDGTTYIQTSYLGSNGLFVALIFALIVPASLSFLMKHMALKLPDSVPQFVSDSLSPMFCAIVIFTSAALIKYGMTMTRFGDVFTMINSGVAAPAMTLGSSPLAVILFFLFCNVLFFFGVHPSVLMSVYMPVIGAIGLANTEAFVAGRPLPYLQFTIMFAIGSCDALGMELALLCAKSERYKALSRIALVPAVFNISEPIMFGTPIAMNPYMFIPYILLKPLACLVATIGFYLGLGAALNPTISMPFVVPLPISSFFSGGAGLVAIIAVTILAIAVLFFPFVKIADKAALEEEAAAIAAAKSSEDKGALAEELAGQPV, from the coding sequence ATGAGCGCTCTCAATTCGGTGCAGGGAATACTTGAAAAGCACGTCGGCCCGGTCGCTCGCAAAATGAGTGAACTCAAGATCGTCAAGGGGCTGATGGCCGGTATGATGGCGACGATGCCGGTGACTCTCGGAGTCGCATTGCTGTCGGTACTTGCGGGGCTTCCCATTCCACCCCTGCATGGCTTTCTGGACGCGACGGGCCTGCTCGTCTGCATCAATGACGTACTTGTGGTCACGATGAATCTCGGGGCTCTGTATATGTGCGCCTCCGTCTCGTACAACTACGGCAAGGTGCTGGGCGAGCGTGGGATTTCCTCGACGGTGGCAGCACTTGGTGTCGTCTTGCTGTTGATTCCGCTTGGACACGCAGATGACGGGACCACCTATATCCAGACCTCCTATCTCGGCAGCAACGGTCTGTTCGTTGCTCTCATCTTCGCGCTGATCGTTCCCGCATCGCTTTCATTTCTCATGAAGCATATGGCGCTCAAGCTGCCGGACAGCGTACCTCAGTTCGTATCGGATTCACTTTCGCCGATGTTTTGCGCGATCGTCATCTTTACGAGTGCCGCGCTGATCAAGTACGGGATGACCATGACCCGGTTCGGCGATGTCTTCACCATGATAAACTCAGGTGTCGCGGCACCTGCCATGACGCTCGGCTCTTCTCCGCTTGCTGTGATCCTGTTCTTTCTTTTCTGCAATGTTTTATTCTTCTTCGGCGTCCATCCAAGTGTCCTGATGTCGGTCTACATGCCTGTCATAGGTGCAATCGGCTTGGCGAACACCGAGGCGTTCGTTGCGGGGCGACCCTTGCCCTATCTGCAGTTCACCATCATGTTCGCTATCGGCTCCTGTGACGCGCTGGGTATGGAACTCGCGTTGCTATGCGCAAAATCGGAACGGTACAAGGCGCTTTCACGCATCGCGCTGGTTCCCGCTGTTTTCAATATAAGCGAACCCATCATGTTCGGTACACCGATCGCGATGAATCCCTATATGTTCATTCCCTATATCCTATTGAAGCCGCTTGCCTGCCTTGTTGCGACCATCGGTTTCTATCTGGGTCTCGGAGCCGCACTCAATCCGACCATCTCCATGCCGTTTGTCGTGCCGTTGCCGATAAGCTCGTTTTTCAGCGGCGGAGCCGGGCTTGTGGCAATCATCGCGGTGACGATCCTTGCGATCGCTGTGCTTTTCTTTCCATTCGTGAAGATTGCAGACAAGGCGGCACTTGAAGAAGAGGCCGCCGCGATTGCAGCAGCGAAGAGCTCCGAAGACAAGGGAGCGCTCGCAGAGGAACTCGCAGGGCAGCCTGTATGA
- a CDS encoding adenine glycosylase, which yields MPLDSFRALVRCEGSRLYRDLFWRQTRDPYVIWLSEVMLQQTQVPRVEARMPAWLERFPRIEVLAAAGTADVLRAWQGMGYNRRALSLHATANIIVRDHRSVFPEQTAELLRLPGIGPATAQGIRAFAFDLPGVYLETNVRTVFLHHFFPDVPAVPDKELIPLIESCCPEMLPEDRHGRFAEPQDERDTPRAWYYALLDYGAHLKKTVPNPSRRSSAYIKQSRFEGSRRQKRSGLVSLLLDAHQMAPEGFSSAALTDLLSQREQRAGRAAVEEDIVRSLLKDLTSEGFCRESNDLWRIA from the coding sequence ATGCCCCTTGATTCCTTTCGTGCGCTCGTACGTTGTGAAGGGTCGCGCCTCTACCGCGATCTCTTTTGGCGTCAGACGCGTGATCCATATGTGATCTGGCTGTCCGAGGTCATGCTCCAGCAAACTCAGGTGCCGCGTGTCGAGGCGCGCATGCCGGCGTGGCTGGAGCGCTTTCCGCGAATCGAGGTCCTGGCAGCTGCCGGAACAGCAGATGTTCTCCGCGCGTGGCAGGGTATGGGCTACAATCGTCGCGCTCTGTCGTTGCATGCGACCGCTAACATCATCGTTAGGGATCACAGATCAGTCTTTCCCGAGCAGACTGCGGAGCTTCTGAGACTGCCGGGCATCGGTCCCGCGACCGCTCAGGGTATCCGCGCGTTCGCTTTCGATCTGCCAGGAGTCTATCTGGAAACGAATGTGCGCACCGTGTTTCTGCATCACTTCTTCCCAGACGTGCCCGCGGTACCGGACAAGGAGCTCATTCCGCTCATCGAGTCCTGCTGCCCCGAGATGTTACCAGAAGATCGTCACGGCAGGTTCGCCGAGCCCCAAGATGAGCGCGATACGCCCCGCGCATGGTACTATGCGCTGCTCGACTACGGCGCGCACCTTAAAAAGACGGTTCCCAATCCGTCGCGCCGATCAAGCGCCTATATCAAGCAGTCTCGATTCGAGGGATCGCGCAGGCAGAAGCGCTCAGGACTCGTGAGCCTGCTTCTCGATGCCCACCAGATGGCACCTGAGGGATTTTCATCGGCTGCTCTCACGGATCTTCTGAGTCAAAGGGAACAACGTGCGGGTCGCGCAGCAGTCGAGGAGGACATCGTTCGCTCGCTGCTCAAGGATCTGACATCCGAGGGGTTCTGCCGCGAATCCAATGACCTGTGGCGGATCGCGTAG
- a CDS encoding LacI family DNA-binding transcriptional regulator, with the protein MTVTAKMIAEQLGLSPAAVSLALNNRPGVSAKTRAVVIETARSLGFDFSKLKFERIRSSSIELICYSKHQIFGTSFFSEMVSGIEEELRIRDYRFTIRQVSTYESVRAQIASIADAASGGVILLATEMNEIDLMPFAALDIPLVLLDTCISAGLDRVQINNREGSRIAVEYLSSRYGSFPGYLRSSARISNFEERLDGYLLALRLAGGSAESCIVHELGATVETARNDMLAIIDSGTELSSCYLSDFDDIAIGAIQAFAARGYRIPQDIGFIGFDNSQGATNAHPSLSTINVPAGYMGAIAARRLVEILNESEHHPIRIEIGVSLIRRESA; encoded by the coding sequence ATGACCGTCACAGCGAAGATGATAGCTGAGCAGCTGGGGCTATCTCCCGCTGCCGTATCGCTCGCTCTCAATAACCGACCCGGAGTGTCAGCTAAAACCAGAGCCGTCGTGATCGAAACAGCGCGCAGCCTCGGATTCGACTTCTCGAAACTCAAGTTCGAGCGGATCCGGTCGAGCAGCATCGAGCTGATCTGCTACAGCAAGCACCAGATCTTCGGAACGTCGTTCTTCTCCGAAATGGTCTCGGGTATCGAAGAAGAGCTGCGCATCAGGGACTATCGATTCACGATAAGACAGGTTTCGACGTACGAGAGCGTACGCGCGCAGATCGCTTCGATCGCGGATGCGGCCAGCGGCGGCGTCATCTTGCTCGCGACCGAGATGAACGAAATCGACCTCATGCCGTTCGCAGCGCTCGATATCCCCCTCGTGCTTCTGGATACATGCATATCCGCGGGGCTCGATCGCGTCCAGATCAACAACCGCGAAGGCAGCCGTATAGCCGTAGAGTACCTGTCCAGCCGGTACGGCTCTTTCCCCGGCTATCTCAGAAGCAGCGCGCGCATCAGCAACTTCGAGGAGAGGCTGGATGGTTATCTGCTCGCGCTCAGACTCGCCGGCGGGTCAGCTGAGAGCTGCATCGTGCACGAACTCGGTGCGACCGTCGAGACCGCCCGCAACGATATGTTAGCGATCATCGACTCGGGCACGGAGCTCTCATCGTGCTACCTATCGGATTTCGATGATATCGCCATCGGTGCCATCCAGGCGTTCGCGGCGCGCGGATATCGCATACCGCAAGATATCGGGTTCATCGGATTCGATAACTCGCAAGGAGCGACCAACGCTCATCCTTCCCTGAGTACCATCAATGTACCCGCCGGCTACATGGGCGCGATCGCGGCGCGCCGACTCGTCGAGATATTGAATGAGAGCGAGCATCATCCCATCAGGATAGAAATCGGCGTCTCGCTCATCAGACGCGAATCAGCCTAA
- the rbr gene encoding rubrerythrin produces the protein MDFENSQTKKNLEAAFAGESMAHTKYRYYSAQAKKDGYVQISDIFLETALNESMHAKQWFKFLHDGSVPETIDNLKDAAAGENYEWTTMYAGFAKTAEEEGFPEIAAKFKGVLGVEKVHEARYRTLIERVEKGEVFTREGVKVWKCLKCGHLHVGPAAPQVCPVCGHPQAYFEEQSKNY, from the coding sequence ATGGATTTCGAGAACTCCCAGACAAAGAAAAATCTTGAGGCGGCCTTTGCGGGCGAATCGATGGCCCATACGAAGTATCGGTACTACTCGGCACAGGCGAAGAAGGATGGATACGTTCAGATTTCCGACATCTTCCTCGAGACGGCTCTGAATGAGTCCATGCACGCGAAGCAGTGGTTCAAGTTTCTGCACGACGGATCGGTCCCCGAGACGATCGATAACCTGAAAGATGCCGCTGCAGGTGAGAACTACGAATGGACGACGATGTACGCCGGCTTTGCCAAGACGGCAGAAGAAGAGGGCTTCCCCGAGATCGCTGCTAAGTTCAAAGGCGTTCTGGGGGTGGAGAAGGTTCACGAGGCCCGCTACCGGACCCTGATCGAGCGCGTGGAGAAAGGCGAGGTCTTCACCCGCGAGGGCGTCAAGGTGTGGAAATGCCTGAAGTGCGGTCACCTGCATGTTGGCCCGGCTGCGCCGCAGGTGTGCCCGGTGTGCGGCCATCCGCAGGCGTATTTCGAGGAGCAGAGCAAGAATTACTAG
- a CDS encoding DUF4038 domain-containing protein translates to MEISAVKTETWRAAILTFESKEEYANPFLDVVITAAFTGPAGEQIIREAYWDGGCIYRVSFAPTAPGTWGYALVAPPRCGLNGVTGTVEAVPYRGDLAIYRHGFLKVAEGGRHLAYDDGTPFFWLGDTHWEFAFGERWDESNHPEMDSQFKGMVDRRVNQGFTVYQTNLRSDLGPGAHLFWRKDGPDVPNVEFYQQELDRRMLYLADAGLINALGQAWFFSVQGDGGVEHQKHLARYLVARYGALPIVWTLAGEIAGYDADADLRAARIDGWREVALEIERRCGYATLQTAHYTNERPFADYYQDEDWFDFTLNQAGHGDYLIRATDYADFFADHPRKPFVEGEALYELCSTLEEMGCRKCTDDMLRRVAYMTIQMGGCGYTYGAQGIWDNVWEKPAEPDPMMAIFNRFGVTWAEAVDAPGAAQMGYMRRFYEENRFWELVPYHMGAPEGNLFAKKRPLATVSSDLARIIAYYGDTARKGLVIDGVAEGSIYRMRWFDPRTGVYRDGECAPATSGSVELPVKPDLGDWLAVLEREGQQG, encoded by the coding sequence ATGGAAATATCAGCAGTAAAAACCGAGACGTGGCGTGCGGCGATTTTGACGTTTGAGTCCAAGGAGGAGTACGCCAATCCGTTTTTGGACGTGGTGATCACCGCGGCGTTCACGGGACCTGCAGGCGAGCAGATCATACGCGAGGCGTATTGGGACGGAGGGTGCATCTATCGCGTCTCGTTCGCGCCAACCGCGCCCGGGACATGGGGCTACGCGCTGGTGGCACCGCCGCGATGCGGTTTGAACGGTGTCACCGGCACAGTTGAGGCGGTGCCCTATCGCGGTGATCTCGCTATCTATCGCCACGGTTTTTTGAAGGTGGCCGAGGGAGGTCGCCACTTGGCCTACGACGACGGAACTCCGTTCTTCTGGTTGGGCGACACCCATTGGGAGTTCGCTTTCGGCGAGCGCTGGGACGAGTCGAATCATCCTGAGATGGATAGCCAGTTCAAAGGGATGGTGGATCGGCGGGTAAACCAGGGTTTCACGGTATATCAGACCAACCTGCGCAGTGATCTCGGACCGGGCGCCCATCTGTTCTGGCGAAAGGACGGACCCGATGTGCCCAATGTCGAGTTCTACCAACAGGAGCTGGATCGACGCATGTTATATCTCGCCGATGCGGGCCTGATCAACGCGCTGGGGCAGGCATGGTTTTTTTCCGTGCAAGGCGACGGAGGGGTCGAGCATCAAAAGCATCTCGCTCGCTATCTGGTCGCCCGCTACGGGGCTCTGCCCATCGTCTGGACGCTCGCCGGCGAGATCGCCGGCTACGACGCGGACGCCGATCTCAGAGCCGCGCGCATAGACGGATGGCGCGAAGTGGCTCTTGAGATCGAGCGGCGCTGCGGATACGCTACGCTGCAGACGGCTCACTATACCAATGAGCGGCCCTTCGCCGACTACTATCAAGACGAGGACTGGTTTGATTTCACGCTCAATCAAGCGGGGCATGGTGATTATCTGATCCGTGCCACTGACTACGCTGACTTTTTTGCAGACCATCCCCGCAAGCCCTTCGTCGAGGGCGAGGCGCTCTATGAGCTGTGCTCCACGCTCGAGGAGATGGGTTGCAGAAAGTGCACAGACGACATGTTGCGTCGCGTCGCGTATATGACCATACAGATGGGTGGGTGCGGCTACACCTACGGTGCGCAGGGGATCTGGGACAACGTCTGGGAGAAACCCGCAGAACCTGATCCCATGATGGCCATCTTCAATCGCTTCGGTGTCACCTGGGCCGAGGCAGTCGATGCTCCCGGTGCCGCCCAGATGGGCTACATGCGCAGGTTCTACGAGGAGAATCGCTTCTGGGAGCTTGTTCCATACCATATGGGGGCGCCGGAGGGAAACCTGTTCGCCAAGAAGCGTCCGTTAGCGACGGTCAGCTCGGATCTCGCTCGTATCATCGCCTACTACGGCGATACGGCAAGAAAGGGACTGGTGATCGATGGCGTGGCGGAGGGGTCGATCTACAGAATGCGTTGGTTCGATCCGCGTACCGGAGTTTACCGAGATGGGGAGTGTGCCCCAGCAACCTCAGGCTCAGTCGAACTTCCTGTGAAACCCGATCTCGGCGATTGGCTTGCCGTACTCGAACGCGAGGGCCAGCAGGGGTAA
- a CDS encoding RrF2 family transcriptional regulator: MDISRKTDYAFRILAMLVGSKGSLLSVRTAAEEMDVPYSFARSIQHELTKVGFIESLRGVRGGMRLKIDPASITVNDIIEAMQGPLVVNKCLKDGKPCPRRESCCYHPIWIGAKALLRDYLSSVTLEEAVNCKRNPCVNSKFTKRSEFPNYVSRENEYITGK; the protein is encoded by the coding sequence ATGGATATCTCAAGGAAAACCGATTACGCGTTCCGGATTCTTGCCATGCTTGTCGGGAGCAAGGGGTCGTTGCTTTCGGTCCGGACAGCGGCAGAGGAGATGGATGTACCCTATTCGTTCGCGCGCTCGATTCAGCACGAATTGACCAAGGTCGGATTCATCGAAAGCCTTCGCGGCGTTCGCGGCGGGATGAGGCTCAAAATCGATCCCGCTTCCATTACCGTCAACGATATCATCGAGGCCATGCAGGGACCCTTGGTGGTGAACAAGTGCTTGAAGGACGGCAAGCCCTGTCCCCGGCGCGAATCGTGCTGCTATCACCCGATCTGGATCGGTGCGAAGGCGCTGCTTCGGGACTATTTGAGTTCGGTTACCCTCGAGGAGGCCGTCAACTGCAAGCGCAACCCCTGTGTGAACTCCAAGTTCACCAAGCGCAGCGAGTTTCCCAATTACGTCTCACGTGAGAATGAGTATATAACTGGGAAATAG
- a CDS encoding alpha/beta hydrolase domain-containing protein, with product MISHIEEIPITPASYPFSSAERYCELSKRGYVEREYYIQGTANVYRSISNGPLVEIRTSDAPYINRCIVRTPTDPGAASGNVVVEIINPTSFMEIERMWILGHREFLRSGDIYVGITSKPNTIAKLIEFDGKRYGRLSWANPTPDVPFTFDPDELIRSGVAQPDLDPRYETGLFWDMLIDLARVLRSDAPQNPIRDFRRDLICLSGWSQSGSYLLRYINSFAEMADSGPEGQVFDAYLAGGAVHSLVVPVNQYESGRSYAPELRRVERCRQPLIAVQTESENGRMQGWRTYIDDSDRSDFRYRCYEVAGASHDTRYTYVDYYRDDEDLKRIDHLPAYTGKHAHPNDYPSEILIAAAFRNLFRWVRTGAGPTRCPRIPVDAYGENIRDAFGNSIGGLRTCLLDYPCARFCNTSRVEIGQGTVDKNSTVDGLFGHREPFSQNMLIELYGTLDHYRELCEQSTREQVSRGFVCKEDADALVEAAVRAAVAGGLV from the coding sequence ATGATCTCGCATATCGAGGAGATTCCGATCACACCCGCATCCTATCCGTTCTCAAGTGCCGAGCGCTACTGCGAGCTGTCAAAAAGAGGCTATGTCGAGCGCGAGTATTATATTCAGGGCACAGCGAACGTCTATCGCAGCATCTCGAACGGACCGCTTGTGGAGATCAGGACGTCGGATGCTCCCTACATCAACAGATGCATCGTGCGCACGCCGACCGATCCGGGAGCAGCCAGCGGCAACGTCGTGGTAGAGATCATCAATCCCACCTCGTTCATGGAAATCGAGCGCATGTGGATACTGGGTCATCGCGAATTCCTACGCTCGGGTGACATCTATGTCGGCATCACCAGCAAGCCCAACACGATCGCCAAGCTCATCGAGTTCGACGGGAAGCGCTATGGCAGGCTCTCATGGGCGAACCCCACGCCCGATGTTCCGTTCACCTTCGATCCGGACGAGCTGATCCGCTCGGGCGTCGCCCAGCCCGATCTGGATCCGAGGTATGAGACGGGCCTTTTCTGGGACATGCTCATCGATCTGGCGCGTGTGCTGCGCTCGGATGCTCCTCAAAACCCCATTCGCGATTTTCGCCGGGACCTGATCTGTCTGAGCGGCTGGTCACAGTCCGGCTCTTATCTGCTTCGCTATATCAACTCGTTCGCCGAGATGGCGGATTCGGGCCCGGAGGGCCAAGTGTTTGACGCGTACCTCGCGGGGGGTGCCGTTCATTCGCTCGTGGTTCCGGTGAACCAATACGAATCGGGTCGCTCCTATGCACCTGAATTGCGCCGCGTCGAGCGCTGCCGCCAGCCTCTCATCGCGGTGCAAACCGAGAGCGAGAACGGTCGCATGCAGGGCTGGCGTACCTACATCGATGATTCCGATCGGTCTGATTTCAGATATCGCTGCTACGAGGTGGCCGGTGCGAGCCATGACACACGTTACACCTATGTCGATTATTACCGTGACGACGAGGATCTCAAGCGCATCGACCATCTGCCGGCCTACACCGGCAAACACGCCCACCCGAACGACTATCCCTCAGAGATCCTCATCGCCGCCGCCTTTCGCAATCTGTTTCGCTGGGTGCGGACCGGAGCGGGCCCCACCAGGTGCCCGCGGATCCCCGTCGACGCCTATGGCGAGAATATTCGCGATGCGTTCGGGAACAGCATCGGCGGGCTCCGGACGTGCTTGTTGGATTACCCGTGCGCACGCTTTTGCAACACGAGTCGAGTCGAGATCGGTCAGGGAACGGTCGATAAGAACTCGACCGTGGATGGGCTGTTCGGCCATCGCGAGCCCTTTTCGCAGAACATGCTCATCGAGCTATATGGAACATTGGATCATTATCGCGAACTGTGCGAGCAAAGCACCCGCGAGCAGGTGAGTCGCGGATTCGTCTGCAAAGAGGATGCGGATGCCCTCGTCGAGGCAGCGGTGAGGGCAGCGGTTGCGGGCGGACTTGTATGA